The DNA region AAATGCAAATGATTTCCTACTCCAATCAAATTACTAATCGTACCAGTAAACAACCCTTATGTAAGACTAAACAAAGATTGGACGCCTTGTTGTTTTCTTGCCTTGTTCCATAATGCTGAACGTCAATGGAGACGAGATCCATACAGACACCCTGCAGTCTAAAAATAAGACCCATCCTCCTCAGAGCCGGCTCCAGAGAACAATAAGGAGATGAATACACTGGGGGCAGCGTTGGTCATTATTATGTCATCTCACGTTTCCGTTCAAACTGTGTGTgaagcagaaaactgcaacTTGGGTTTGAAGTTActtgtgttgcatttttctttatgtgttttgtaGAATATTGAGGGACAACAGGAACCTTCATCATATTCAGGAAGATGCTTTTGAAGGAGCTACAGGTCCAATCTATTTGTAAGTGTTCCtgtaatttatacattttccaCCAGTTTATGGTGATAAGGTATGTTTCAACAGATTTTTGCACAATTTGATACAATGTATTTAGTAGAAAATTAGTAGATGATTGGTCCAACTTTGAGTGGAATATCCAACTTATTTATGTTGATTGTTTCAGAATTTCTAAACATCTTTGcttctgttggtttattttaataagttcAAATTGAATGCAGACAAATAAAGCAAAGGAGAACCCCCAAAGTTATGTTTCTTTGCACAGAAATATATTGGTTAACTTCCCTTGCTGATAGACCGGCTTCGCAAAACTCCTGCTGAGCtcaaattgaaaatgaaaaacacccAGAGATCAAGGTTAATCCAAAGACAGGCGGcagcattttattgtaataaaatccCGTCATTGTCATTTTTTACAACCCTCTCGTTCATGTTCGGTGTTTCAGGGATGTTTCGTCCACGGCTCTCAGTTCCCTGCCGAGTAAAGGCCTGAGTCAAGTGTTGTCTCTGAAAGCCACCTCTGTGTTCGCCCTGAAGAGCCTCCCGCCATTAGACGGCCTCGCCGAGCTGCTGGAGGCCGAGCTCACTTACCCGAGCCACTGCTGCGCTTTCCACACGTGGCGCAGGAAACAAAGGTAAGCGACCAGCACTCCCAGCGATGTGACAAATCCATTTACATCTGCATAAGAGAACCAGGCTGCGTCTCCTGAATACAGATCATCAGTTGGCCGGTAATTAGCGGTCAGCTTTATTGGCAATTCTtgcaaattaacattttctgctctttttttcacCCTGCTTTCTTTCAAGGGAAAGTGCCTCAAGGAACTTTACAAAGTTGTGTGATCTCAGCAACTCAGAAATGTAAGTTACAACCAAGATCAACGTTTGAAATCATCCTCGCCCCCATCTTTAAGTCTACTTGTGTGTAATTCAATCTTGCTGGCCATACAGCTGTTATGTAAAAGCCTGAGCTTTTCTCCTGGCGTTGGACTATCACACTGTTTACCAATAATAGCTACTGAAGTTTCAATATAAAAACGTTTAATGGGCATTATTACTTTTGCAAGTCACCATTTACCCTTAAAGATGTGTGAACGGATCTCAGCCTTTAACATCCATGAACTGAGACGGCCCTAATAAAACGCACCAGCTGCACTTATGATTATGGTTTTGATTAATGCTTGCATTAACAGAAggcatttgtaattttttttatgttataatttGTTATGAAGAGCTGTAAGTTGGATAACACATTGTTTCATTATCTGTGGGAAGTGAACGGCTGACAATCAGcatccattttgtttctctaaatCAGATTAGATTAGTTTCTTGATGCTTCAGATGATGCATTTCACCAGTAAGGCACAAACAACCTTTAATGATAACATTGTTTCTTCATTCTTCAGGGAGCCCACTGATGACGGCATGAATCTCGTCTTCGACATAAGCTTCCAATACCCAGACCTCGAGTTTGGTTGTCATAGCAGGCCGTTCGTAATGTGCACGCCGATGCCCGATGCATTCAACCCCTGTGAGGACCTGCTGGGCTTCCCCTTCCTGCGCTGCCTCACCTGGCTCATCACGGTCTTTGCTGTGGCAGGTAACCTGGCCGTCTTGGTCATCCTGCTCATCAGCCGCCACAAGCTGACCATCTCGAGGTTCCTCATGTGCAACCTGGCCTTTGCCGACCTGTGCATGGGGCTCTACCTGATGCTGATCGCCTTCATGGACTTCAACTCCCGCCATGAGTACTACAACCACGCCACCAGCTGGCAGACTGGGCCCGGCTGCAGCACGGCCGGGTTCCTGACAGTATTCGCCAGCGAGCTGTCGGTCTACACGCTGACCGTCATCAGCCTGGAGCGCTGGCACACAATCACCAACGCCATGCACGTCAACAGGAGGCTGCGACTGCGCCACGTGGCGGCCATAATGGCGGCCGGCTGGGGCTTCTCTCTGCTCGTGGCTCTGCTTCCCCTGGCGGGAGTGAGCAGCTACAGCAAGGTAAGCATCTGCCTGCCCATGGACATCGACACGACGGGCTCTCAGATTTACGTCATGGCCATTCTCATCCTCAACGTGGTCGCGTTCCTGGTCGTCTGCTTCTGCTACGTATGCATCTATCTCAGCGTCCACAACCCGGAGCACGCGACCCGCCACGGCGACACCAAGATCGCCAAGCGCATGGCCGTGCTCATATTCACAGACTTCATGTGCATGGCGCCGATCTCCTTCTTTGCCATCTCGGCCGCGCTGCGCATGCCCCTCATAACCGTCTCCCACTCCAAAATCCTGCTGATTCTCTTTTACCCCATCAACTCCCTCTGCAACCCCTTCCTGTACACCATCTTCACTCGCGCCTTCAGGAAGGACGTGTGCCGGCTGCTGAGCCGCTGCGGCTGCTGCGATGCCAACTCTGATTTCTACAGATCACAGACGGCGTTGTCACAGCACACCTGCATCAACAAAGTGGCCGACAGAAAACCTCACTCGCTGAGCTTTTATGCCTATCACATTAAGATGAAGGGCTGCTTTCTAAGCAAGGGAGCGACATGACTGTCAGCCTGCGGGGCTGGGAACTCGGAGGCAACATCTGCTCGCTGAAGACGCCGCGTTTGAGAATTAAGGTGAAGGTGGAGATACTGCTGGGGTCACGCATTGCAAATAGAATCTCatctggtttattttgcaaagagaaaatgttaatttaaaccAAGGAGGTTTGAAGGTAAGGAAAGTGCATCCTCTCTTCTGTACACGTATTGTAGAAAGAAGCAAATAGgcgaagaaaaagaaaaaaatgagcttGCTGAAGAAATGTAAAGCATCACTGTTTGGTTGTACTCTAAACTATTGCTCAATGAGATATTTAAAGTGGCTCTAAACATCCCTGTTGAAATGGTAGCTTTTTTGCAAAGTACAAAAATTAGATCCATGATTTATTTGAAACCTTTTTACACCctaaatgtgaaacattttctacaaacaaaGATTTGTTTAAGAGAAACTGAGGCACAATTCTACAATAACCCACTTGCATAACTGTGCACACCTGTGAGATAATACTTTGATGAAGAATCTTGATTCAATTTAGGGCTGCATAACAGGAAAACACGCAATATGCAATGATATTGGCAACAGCTGTAATAATGATGCAACCTGCAGATAGCCACCAGTTAATGATTATCCCACTGAGCttcttaaaaggaaaaactaagAAAACTAAACTGGCTCGTATTGAAAATGTTGCCTCTGACCAAAGTCTGCAGTTTTGGCAATAAAACAACTTTCCAGTTTCTTAATGACTGGATTACTAAATTCTGAAATATAGATCAGGTATCTATCCACAGAAAGGCACACGGAACAAAATGGGACTTTTCCATAAATGAGTCTGGTTAAGACTCAAACTGTCTGAATGTGAATCACTCAGATGAAACAAAGCCTGGGTTTTTGTATGGAGAGTGAAGAATTACCGTTAATAATATGTTACTGTGCTGAGGCACATCATgactttaaaatttcaaaaatatattttaattatttctgtattttcaaagCTAAAAATTTTACgctatttaaaatctttgtttcataagttatttattgaaactgGGCAGTCTTTACTCTCCATATCTTTTGAGCATGGTGCCAAAGATGCAGCTCAGAACACAAAGCAGCTCACACACAgtgaaacatagtggtggcaaCATTATGCTGTGGGATTGCCATTTTTGGTCACAGTAGACCAAATTGTAAAGGGTATCAAATACCAGGCAGTTTTGACCTAAAATCTTAGTTTCTgctaaaaagttgattttgttcaaacataccaaaaataaaaagctgctttGCTACAAGGAAGTTTTGTTCCCAAAAAACGTCTTGACAGACGAGAAAGCACacactgaaaataattcaaatgttcTTCAAGAAGTATTTCTAGGTCTGCAAACCTaagaaagtcaatttttttttacatttttccctaaatcatttttttcagtggaatTGCACAGAATCTTTACATCTACATTAAAAGTTGGAAACGATTTTAAAAagattcctcttttttttcaaattcctAGCATTTTCATGGGGTGTACACACTTGAGATCCACCATGAATCCATTAATGATTTGTATATAATAATAAaggtttaaatgtcttttttaaatggTTCTACTCAAAGTTGATTTTTAGCGCCACCTTTTGGGTTCAGGAGACATTTTGACAGGAGTGTTTGAAGACTGTACCAACAtctgaaaatcaaactttatactgaaatgtgtgtgttctatttaaataaaattgtggtCATTTACTTTTGCCATTAATCAAATTTCTTCTTGGATCTCCCTTTCCACAGTTTCACACTTGGGTaccgaaaaaaaaagaaaaaaaaaaaaactgcaacaggCGGAATTTCTTTCTCAGACATTcggtaccaaaaaaaaaaaaaaaaaaaaaaacttaattttacaagtaaaacattCAAGCTGTTGCTTGTAGTTTTCTATCACTGCAAGGACGACCTTCATCTTTCACAGAAGATTCTGTTCtacattattcatattttaagcaaatattttctcCTTAGATCAAAAGATTCTATTCaaacaaagttttgaaaacatttaccaaaaacatttttcccccccccccatctgTTATCTTTAGCAGACTTGTCTCGGCAGAAACCTGGGAAATAAGCTGACAATGCAAACTTCTTTTTCtgctattttcttttcatgtgcAAATCTATGTCAAGTTTGGAAGCCAGCAACAGGTCACCCTTTTCCTCGGTGACATTTTCTAAagatttttgtctcattaaatTCAGATTATTAATTTCACATGCCTGACTTGACTTAGATGACATCTGAATATGgggaaaaaatttttaaatcttcGTTTTGCTACCAAATTGTGAAACTGCATACATGTTTCTTACCAACGGTTTGTCTCTCTTGTGCCCTGTTGCTTGGTCGGTTTTCAACAATGCTTTCCTTCCCCTAAGCTTTCCATTAAAGTAATGTTGCAAGGTGCAAGAAATCAGTTTCTGTATTTGCTTGGTGTAAAGTCAGCAGCGAACCACTTGATTTTGTAGCTcatcaaattttcaaaaataatttctgagttttttatAATGCAAtctattttttggaaaaaaataaatgatggatTTTCATCAGAAGTAAggcaaaaacaatttaaagttaataaattaCATAGTACCggtaagtttcactttttgaatttaaatgctATCGAGATGCTTAGTGAGTAAATTctcaatgcatttttaaaacagtttgatttCTCCACTGCAATAAGATGTGCTACATATTCATTCTGATTAGAGTatatcaaagtttttttgtttactttttttttttaaacaaaaggagaaaacatggcaaaagaaacccccaaaaacaaagcagaagagAGAGGGtcttcttttaataaaattctCTCAAGCATAACATAAATCTGTTACATTTCTCTCAGTAAACTGgagcaaaataaactaaaggaaACTTCCAAGTTCCCACTTTCAGCCTTGCTTTGATAAATAATGACAAGAAGTAACAGtgatttgaaacagaaacagcttgATGTGCCTCTCTTAACTGAATTTCCGcacttcattttcattcatgGCTTTCCTTTATGAAACGATCCGCTCACCACTCCGCTTCCCCTATAGCTTTAGAAAACACGTAGTCCCTGCCTCCGTAACTAATCACTCCATCTTTCAGGTGAAACTTCCAGCGATTCTTACTGCGGTGAATCTGCAACATGAAGAAATATTGCAACATTTAATGTCCAGCGCCAGACTTTGTTTAGCGTCGGTTGTTCAGAGAGAGGGAACAGACGGTCTTACTTTGTCATACTGGCAAACGATTACATTGTCCGTGTCAAAAAGATCCGGGATGTCCTGTTCAACAACATCGTCTCCAGAATTAAGAGGATCCTAAACAACAGTGCATCATGGAAGctgattaacaaaaataaagcataaagaaTTTTCCAGGAATACTTATTCAGCTAAAGTTAGCTTAAAAGCAAATGATCCACTCAACCAGGAGGTCAAAAACAGAACAGTAGCTGCTCAATTATGAAGAATcgaaaatattaaaaagcaaactAAATTTCTCACGATTCTTTGCGGAGTTTGATGAAAACAGCATTAATTACAATTCAACAGAGAATTGGCTTCAACCTTCACAGATACCTTCTTTATTCAAATGTGATGGTAtttatccttaaaaaaaaagtgaaaatgaggGT from Gambusia affinis linkage group LG13, SWU_Gaff_1.0, whole genome shotgun sequence includes:
- the LOC122842163 gene encoding lutropin-choriogonadotropic hormone receptor-like produces the protein MATRAVWLLVALSAVLKLHSCWAYTCPAICRCSADTFQCSRDTQLASRTAAASVLRLRLTQLPLKQVPTHAFKELINITIIEISQSDCITHIQKHAFFSLHSLVQISVQNINSLRVIERGAFTDLPRLEYLSISNTGLTHFPDLTTISTLASDIILEMADNMRIDIIPANSFQGITKEYVDVNLVRNGFKEIKSHAFNGTKLNNLILRDNRNLHHIQEDAFEGATGPIYLDVSSTALSSLPSKGLSQVLSLKATSVFALKSLPPLDGLAELLEAELTYPSHCCAFHTWRRKQRESASRNFTKLCDLSNSEMEPTDDGMNLVFDISFQYPDLEFGCHSRPFVMCTPMPDAFNPCEDLLGFPFLRCLTWLITVFAVAGNLAVLVILLISRHKLTISRFLMCNLAFADLCMGLYLMLIAFMDFNSRHEYYNHATSWQTGPGCSTAGFLTVFASELSVYTLTVISLERWHTITNAMHVNRRLRLRHVAAIMAAGWGFSLLVALLPLAGVSSYSKVSICLPMDIDTTGSQIYVMAILILNVVAFLVVCFCYVCIYLSVHNPEHATRHGDTKIAKRMAVLIFTDFMCMAPISFFAISAALRMPLITVSHSKILLILFYPINSLCNPFLYTIFTRAFRKDVCRLLSRCGCCDANSDFYRSQTALSQHTCINKVADRKPHSLSFYAYHIKMKGCFLSKGAT